The Anopheles marshallii chromosome X, idAnoMarsDA_429_01, whole genome shotgun sequence genome includes a window with the following:
- the LOC128708945 gene encoding 28S ribosomal protein S18c, mitochondrial, whose amino-acid sequence MMYGIRNRLGVARALLGYVNKAALVPAATNFPLRKQYTTTVDNNSPVQFDENPFAKEKVQCILCKHGINPDYKNVQLLSQFQSPYTGRVYGRHITGLCKNRHEQVEREIIKAQNAGFMPTYHKAVDFLNDPKLFDPEKAIRPHKY is encoded by the exons ATGATGTACGGGATACGAAATAGACTCGGTGTTGCTCGGG CTCTTTTAGGTTATGTGAATAAAGCCGCACTAGTGCCAGCtgcaacaaattttccactcCGTAAACAATACACGACGACCGTCGACAATAATTCCCCGGTCCAGTTTGATGAAAACCCATTCGCAAAGGAAAAAGTACAGTGCATTTTGTGCAAACATGGCATAAACCCGGATTACAAAAACGTTCAACTACTGTCACAGTTTCAAAGCCCATACACTGGCCGTGTTTACGGTCGACACATAACCGGTTTGTGCAAAAATCGACACGAGCAAGTAGAACGGGAAATCATTAAAGCACAAAATGCTGGATTTATGCCTACATACCATAAGGCTGTAGACTTCCTAAATGATCCAAAACTGTTTGATCCCGAAAAGGCGATTCGTCCGCACAAATATTAA